In Desulfoplanes formicivorans, a genomic segment contains:
- the hisH gene encoding imidazole glycerol phosphate synthase subunit HisH — MLAIVDYRAGNLTSVRRALDHLGIPCTITDDPETITRADGVIFPGVGAAGSAMEQLRQSGLDATIAWCAANDRPLLGICLGCQIILEHSQENNTRTLGIIAGECLPFSKDLKEENGEPIRIPHMGWNRVRLNKPCPLFENVSPDAEFYFVHTYYTRPASEYVLGTTHYGQDFCSVLGRDGLWAVQFHPEKSGRPGLEILKNFATYCRGNNHAQ, encoded by the coding sequence ATGCTCGCCATTGTAGATTACCGGGCCGGCAACCTCACCAGCGTGCGCCGGGCCCTTGATCATCTCGGCATCCCCTGTACCATTACGGACGATCCGGAAACCATTACCAGGGCCGACGGGGTCATTTTCCCCGGTGTCGGTGCTGCGGGTTCGGCCATGGAGCAGCTTCGTCAATCCGGCCTGGACGCCACCATTGCCTGGTGTGCGGCCAATGACCGTCCCTTGCTGGGCATCTGCCTGGGCTGCCAGATCATTCTGGAACACAGCCAGGAAAACAACACCCGAACCCTGGGGATCATTGCCGGTGAATGCCTTCCTTTTTCCAAGGACCTCAAGGAGGAAAACGGTGAACCCATCCGCATTCCCCACATGGGATGGAACCGGGTCCGGCTGAACAAACCCTGTCCCCTGTTCGAAAATGTCTCCCCTGATGCGGAATTTTATTTTGTACACACCTACTACACCAGGCCTGCTTCCGAATATGTCCTGGGTACAACCCATTACGGACAAGATTTCTGTTCGGTGCTGGGCCGCGACGGGTTGTGGGCGGTTCAGTTTCACCCGGAAAAAAGCGGACGTCCGGGTCTTGAAATCCTGAAAAATTTCGCAACCTACTGCAGGGGGAACAACCATGCTCAGTAA